A region from the Coffea eugenioides isolate CCC68of chromosome 9, Ceug_1.0, whole genome shotgun sequence genome encodes:
- the LOC113783503 gene encoding uncharacterized protein LOC113783503, producing MRCPSCKEESRVVARTRVGIAVDDGTGSINTVIFGLDAEKLIPFTALQFWEAHTEELNFSAELASAIRKHSIVCFIRYYESNYQGQKKGKYNIVKAYTIEESVHIPMAITTGETNEKIPDLHATVLQPAKENEFFSPSTKKLLDTIAESSATANEVPPTVTTAKRALVFGTVPPGIGLNSAEANAPTSLSTNAPGSPLKKQRDDEL from the exons ATGAGATGCCCATCTTGCAAAGAAGAGAGCAGAGTTGTAGCAAG GACCCGAGTTGGGATTGCTGTTGATGATGGTACGGGCTCCATAAACACTGTTATCTTTGGCCTTGATGCTGAAAAGCTTATCCCATTTACAGCACTTCAATTCTGGGAAGCTCATACTGAG gaGCTTAACTTTTCTGCTGAATTAGCATCTGCAATCAGAAAGCATTCGATTGTGTGTTTCATTCGGTACTATGAGTCAAATTATCAAGGCCAAAAGAAAGGCAAGTATAATATTGTCAAGGCATACACTATTGAGGAATCAGTTCACATTCCAATGGCCATCACAACTGGagaaacaaatgaaaaaatTCCAGATCTTCATGCTACTGTCCTGCAGCCTGCcaaggaaaatgaatttttcagtCCATCAACCAAAAAATTGCTTGATACCATCGCTGAATCATCTGCTACTGCAAACGAAGTGCCGCCTACAGTGACCACAGCAAAAAGGGCCTTGGTTTTTGGAACTGTGCCTCCTGGAATTGGTTTGAATTCTGCTGAAGCTAATGCACCTACCTCGCTGTCCACCAATGCACCTGGAAGTCCTTTGAAGAAGCAGCGTGATGATGAGCTCTGA